The DNA segment AATAAACTAGAATCATTCAGTTATTTTTTTGAAAAAATTAGAGCTTTACCACTTCAAATATGAAGATTCTATACCTTGCTCTCTTCTAATTTTGCTGTCTTTCTCAAACCAAGAAATAACTTGTTGTGTTGTCAAATCTTCTATAGATACACCATACTCTTGGGCAATATGCTGTAATAGTTTTAGTGAGGAAATGGTCAATCTTGTTAAAAACTTTTCCGGGGATGATAAAAGAGCCGCATCAACTTTTGCTGATTCTTCTAAAGTAAGAAATTGGGTTGATGGTTGTTGAGATGGTAAATCCATAAAATTGTTTAAGAAGTCAGTCTTGGGTAATTATATAGCGACTAATTGGTAAACGCTTTTACCAATCGGCTATGATTCATGACCTAAACTGAGATGAGAAAACCAATTTATATATGAGATGTTGGTTTGTGGGCTTGGACTAGATAGCCGCAACGATGTTCGCCGTTAATCAGCCAGTGGGTACGCTCAACTGTACAATCTGGGAGAACGGCCGCGAACATTTCTAGTTCATGACCGCAAACGCTGGGGAATGACTCAGCAACGTTGGAAATTGCACAGTTATGTTCGATAAAGATAAATCTTTCTTTCTGTGTTGATTCAGAGGAATCTACAGGGTGATATTCGGCCATGAAACCTTCATTTTTTCGCAATTCGACTAAGTTCGCTACCCGTTCTTGTAGAGAACCTTTACCTACACGATCGCGGTATTCTTGGGCTTTACGTTCCCATTGTTTCTGTAAAATAGTCTTGAATTGGTCGTGTCCGACGGTTTCGGCTAGGGTATCTAATAAGGATACGGCAAAATCGCCGTGGCGATCGCTCACATTTTTGTGCAGGCGTTCTCTTCCTTGGCGACTTAATTGATAAACGTGTTGAGGTCGTCCCATACCTGCTTGCATTGTATTGGAATATACTACTAACTCCTCCGTCTCCAAATCTTTGAGATGACGACGAATTGCTTGGGGACTGACATCTAAAACATTAGCTAGGTCAAGGGCTGTTGCCTGTGAGTGTTTCAAGAGATACTCTAAAATCTCTTGTTTAGTTGAGGCTTGCTGAGTAGTCGCCATCTTTTTCTAAAAATTTTTTGAGAAAATTTGACTTTGACAACATTGTTGTTGTTAATCTAGCGTAAAATGGAGATACATTAAACAACATCGATGTTGTTTTACTCTCCACCCCCATTCTAACAGCCGTGTCACCACTCAGTAATATGAGATGAGATTCGGCTAGAACAAAGCCCGTCTCCCATCCTTATCAAGAGATTCAGTACCGAACACGAGAGAACACTACCAATGAGTGCCACTGTTAAAACCTTAGTCAACCAACCTTACAAGTACGGCTTTGTCACTGATATTGAAGCCGACACTATCCCCCGTGGACTCGATGAAGATGTTGTCCGCTTGATTTCTACCAAGAAGAACGAACCGGAGTTCATGCTGGAATTTCGCCTCAGAGCGTTCCGCCAGTGGCAAAAAATGACGGAACCAACTTGGCCAAGTGTCAAGTATCCGCCCATAGACTATCAGAATATCATCTATTACTCAGCGCCGAAACAAAAGAAGGCTAAACTCAACAGCTTGGACGAAGTTGACCCCACCCTCATAGAAACCTTCGAGAAGCTGGGTATTCCCCTATCTGAACAAAAGCGTCTGGCAAATGTCGCCGTAGATGCGATTTTTGATAGCGTTTCTGTCGCCACAACATTTAAAGAGAAGCTCGCCAAAGATGGCGTTATTTTCTGCTCAATTTCCGAAGCTTTACAAGAACATCCAGAACTCATCAAGAAATACCTGGGTAGCGTTGTTCCCATTGCTGATAATTACTTTGCAGCCCTCAACGCAGCAGTATTTAGCGATGGTTCTTTTGTCTATATTCCTAAAGGCGTAAAATGCCCAATGGAACTGTCTACCTACTTCCGCATCAACTCCGGTGATACGGGACAGTTTGAGCGGACTTTGATTGTCGCTGAAGAAGGTAGCTATGTTTCTTACCTCGAAGGTTGCACCGCACCTATGTACGACAGCAACCAACTCCACGCGGCTGTGGTGGAACTTGTGGCTTTAGATAACGCCGAGATTAAATATTCCACAGTGCAGAACTGGTATGCTGGCGATGCTAACGGTAAAGGCGGGATTTATAACTTCGTTACCAAGCGCGGTTTGTGTCAAGGTGTAAATTCTAAGATTTCTTGGACACAGGTGGAAACTGGTTCAGCAATTACTTGGAAGTATCCTAGTTGCGTATTGGTTGGTGATAACTCCGTTGGTGAATTTTACTCGGTGGCGCTGACAAATAATATGCAGCAAGCCGATACCGGGACAAAGATGATTCATATCGGGAAGAACACCCGTAGCACAATTATTTCTAAAGGAATCTCTGCCGGTCAATCTAGTAATAGTTACCGGGGTTTGGTGAAAATCAACCCGACAGCTAAAGGCGCACGGAACTATTCTCAGTGTGACTCTATGTTAATTGGCGATAATGCCCACGCTAATACTTTCCCTTATATTCAAGTGCAGAATAATACGGGGAAGGTGGAGCATGAAGCTTCTACTTCCAAAATTGGGGAAGATCAGCTATTTTTCTTTGCTCAACGCGGTATTTCTTCGGAGGACGCTATTTCTATGATGATTAGCGGTTTCTGTAAGGATGTGTTTAATCAGCTACCGATGGAGTTTGCGGTGGAGGCTGATAAGTTGTTGAGTCTGAAGTTGGAAGGTAGTGTGGGTTAGGGTTTTTAACGCAGAGGGGCGCTGAGGTTGGCGCTGAGGTACGCGGAGAAGAGAAGAGAAGAGAAGAGAGAAGAGAGAGAAGATGATTATTGAAAATAGTGAAGTTGTTTTGTCGGTAAGGGGTTTGACGGCTGAGGTTGATGGTACGCCAATTCTCAAGGGTGTGAATCTTGAGGTGCGTTCTGGTGAAGTTCATGCAATTATGGGGCCGAATGGTTCTGGTAAGAGTACTTTGTCTAAGGTGTTGGCGGGACATCCTGCTTATACGGTGACTGGTGGTGAGGTAGTTTTTCAGGGACAGAATTTGCTGGAGTTGGAACCGGAGGAACGGGCGCGGACTGGTGTGTTTTTGGCGTTCCAATATCCTTTGGAAATCCCTGGGGTGAGTAATTTGGATTTCTTGCGGGTGGCTTATAATTCTCGTCGCAAAGCCCAAGGGTTGGAGGAAATTGATACCTTTGATTTTGATGATTTGATTGAGGAAAGGCTGGAAGTGGTAAAGATGAATCCGGCTTTCCTGAATCGGAGTGTGAATGAAGGGTTTTCTGGTGGTGAGAAGAAGCGCAATGAGATTCTGCAAATGGCGCTACTGGAACCGAAGTTGGCAATTTTGGATGAGACTGATTCTGGTTTAGATATTGATGCACTGAAAATTGTGGCTCATGGTGTGAATCAACTCGCTAGTCCGGAAAATGCGACGATTTTGATTACTCACTATCAACGGTTGCTTGATTATATTGTGCCGGATTTTGTTCATGTGATGGCACGGGGGCAGATAATTACTAGTGGTGGTAAGGAATTGGCACTAGAGTTAGAGTCTCGTGGTTATGACTGGCTGCTAGAAGATGCTGCTGTTGAGGTGGGTGTGTAATGACGATGCAAGTTTCTCCTAGTGCAATTGCTAACTCAGATGCGGTGAGTTTGACATCGAGTTTGTTGGATAGAGATAGTTATTTGGTTAGTTTGTTGAATCAGGTAACTGTACCAGCGACAGAGGGATGGTTACAGGAATTACGTGGAAGTGCGGCGAATTGGGTGCGTCATTCAACTATTCCTACTACCCGTGAGGAAGAATGGCGGTTTACTGATTTGTCAGCTTTGCGACGGGTGGAATTTCAGCAAGGGGAAGTAAAGCCAGCTGATATCTCGGCGCTGAGTTTGTCAGAAGCCGCAAATAACCGGTTGGTATTTGTCAACGGTGTTTATGCGCCTGATTTATCAGCAGTTGCAGATTTACCTCCCGGTATAGTTGTAGATAATCTATCTGCGTTACCCATCACCGAGCAGGAACGTGTACAAAAATATTTAGCACAATCGGAAGGTGCGTTAGAAGTATTCACCGCTTTGAATACGGCTGGTATCTCTGATGTGGCTGTGGTGTTGGTGGCGAAGAATGTGATTGTGGAAACACCAATAC comes from the Nostoc sp. PCC 7120 = FACHB-418 genome and includes:
- the sufC gene encoding Fe-S cluster assembly ATPase SufC; its protein translation is MIIENSEVVLSVRGLTAEVDGTPILKGVNLEVRSGEVHAIMGPNGSGKSTLSKVLAGHPAYTVTGGEVVFQGQNLLELEPEERARTGVFLAFQYPLEIPGVSNLDFLRVAYNSRRKAQGLEEIDTFDFDDLIEERLEVVKMNPAFLNRSVNEGFSGGEKKRNEILQMALLEPKLAILDETDSGLDIDALKIVAHGVNQLASPENATILITHYQRLLDYIVPDFVHVMARGQIITSGGKELALELESRGYDWLLEDAAVEVGV
- the sufB gene encoding Fe-S cluster assembly protein SufB, which gives rise to MSATVKTLVNQPYKYGFVTDIEADTIPRGLDEDVVRLISTKKNEPEFMLEFRLRAFRQWQKMTEPTWPSVKYPPIDYQNIIYYSAPKQKKAKLNSLDEVDPTLIETFEKLGIPLSEQKRLANVAVDAIFDSVSVATTFKEKLAKDGVIFCSISEALQEHPELIKKYLGSVVPIADNYFAALNAAVFSDGSFVYIPKGVKCPMELSTYFRINSGDTGQFERTLIVAEEGSYVSYLEGCTAPMYDSNQLHAAVVELVALDNAEIKYSTVQNWYAGDANGKGGIYNFVTKRGLCQGVNSKISWTQVETGSAITWKYPSCVLVGDNSVGEFYSVALTNNMQQADTGTKMIHIGKNTRSTIISKGISAGQSSNSYRGLVKINPTAKGARNYSQCDSMLIGDNAHANTFPYIQVQNNTGKVEHEASTSKIGEDQLFFFAQRGISSEDAISMMISGFCKDVFNQLPMEFAVEADKLLSLKLEGSVG
- the sufR gene encoding iron-sulfur cluster biosynthesis transcriptional regulator SufR: MATTQQASTKQEILEYLLKHSQATALDLANVLDVSPQAIRRHLKDLETEELVVYSNTMQAGMGRPQHVYQLSRQGRERLHKNVSDRHGDFAVSLLDTLAETVGHDQFKTILQKQWERKAQEYRDRVGKGSLQERVANLVELRKNEGFMAEYHPVDSSESTQKERFIFIEHNCAISNVAESFPSVCGHELEMFAAVLPDCTVERTHWLINGEHRCGYLVQAHKPTSHI